The following are encoded together in the Equus quagga isolate Etosha38 chromosome 1, UCLA_HA_Equagga_1.0, whole genome shotgun sequence genome:
- the CLIC3 gene encoding chloride intracellular channel protein 3, whose product MAETSKLQLFVKASEDGESVGHCPSCQRLFMILLLKGVPFTLTTVDMRRSPDVLKDFAPGSQLPILLYDGDAKTDTMQIEEFLEETLGPPEFPSLAPRYRESTTAGNDVFHKFSAFIKNPVPAQDHALYQLLLRALARLDSYLRAPLEHERAREPQLRESRRRFLDGDQLTLADCGLLPKLHIVDTVCAHFRQAPIPAELRGVRHYLERALQEKEFKYTCPHSAEILAAYRPAVHPR is encoded by the exons GCAAGCGAGGACGGCGAGAGCGTGGGGCACTGCCCTTCTTGTCAGCGGCTCTTCATGATCCTGCTTCTCAAGGGCGTGCCCTTCACGCTCACCACCGTGGACATGCGCAG GTCCCCGGATGTGCTGAAAGACTTCGCCCCCGGCTCCcagctgcccatcctcctctatgaCGGCGACGCCAAAACGGACACGATGCAGATTGAGGAGTTTCTGGAGGAGACGCTGGGGCCCCCCGA GTTCCCCAGCTTGGCACCCCGCTACAGGGAGTCCACCACGGCGGGCAATGACGTCTTCCACAAGTTCTCCGCGTTCATCAAGAACCCGGTGCCCGCGCAGGACCATG ccctgtACCAGCTGCTGCTGCGCGCCCTGGCCCGACTGGACAGCTACCTGCGCGCGCCCCTGGAGCACGAGAGGGCGCGGGAGCCGCAGCTGCGCGAGTCGCGCCGCCGCTTCCTGGACGGCGACCAGCTCACCCTGGCCGACTGCGGCCTGCTGCCCAAGCTGCACATCGTGGAC ACGGTGTGCGCGCACTTCCGCCAGGCGCCCATCCCCGCCGAGCTGCGTGGTGTCCGCCACTACCTGGAGAGAGCACTGCAGGAGAAGGAGTTCAAGTACACGTGTCCTCACAGCGCCGAGATCCTGGCGGCCTACCGGCCTGCCGTGCACCCCCGCTAG